In the genome of Aequorivita sp. H23M31, the window AAAGCCACGAACCCATTTTTAAGTTGATATTTTACCAACAACCCAATGCGGTCCCTTATTTTTCCCTTATATCTGGTTTCAAATGCGGAAAAGTTCATCTTTGGATATGGGATTTCACCAATGTTGGCATCCTTCCCATAAGTATTAACATCTCCTTGATTGCTAAAATTACGAAGAACCCGCATATCGGGAATAATGGGCAAAAACTTTTTGCCATTTATATCTCCAGCGGGCACACTAAACTGAAAGCGTTCTTTAATATTATCCGTTGGAGAGATACTTAACCGTCGTTCCACCTCGGCAATGGGAATAGCAAAGTAATGCCGCAAAAAAGCCTGGCAGTTTTTCCGGCCTAGATGAAAATCGTGATGTCTAAAATCGCGACTGAGAAAACCCGCAAAGCCGCTAATGGGTCCCGAAGCCAAATCGCTAGGCGGTCTTCCCCAAATACCGTTTTTCTCGACTTGTCTAATAGGTTCTATTAAAAATTTGGTGTACTCACTCAAATCCAAGGCTTCCAAAATTCCATCTTGATTAAACATAACCTGATTCCTTAAGGCTTTAAAAAGTCCACCGGCAATACTCAGAATGTCTGTTCCAATTTTTGGGGTATCATGGTCCTTATTTGGAAATGGATCGATCATAACCACTCCGTAACGATCATTTTTGATATGTTGAGGATTTTTTTCTTTTAAAATCTTCAGTCCGATTCCATAGGGCTCATTATTTACAACACCTCCATCCACCGAAGTAAAACTATAAAGGTCGCCATAAGGTAAAAGAGGTTGAACTCCTTTAGACTTATTGAATAAATATTTTGGATATCGCTTAATGTACTCAGCAGAAATAGTTACTTCACGTGCCCGCAGTCCTATTGGAAATGCGGCAGTACTTAAAGTCGCCTCTTTTAAATATCGAAGATCACGATCTTTTTGTAGATCCAAAACATAGAAAAGCTCGTCTTCATTTTTGGGAATTCCTGGTGGAAATAAATCATTTTTCAGTTTGTACCTAAAAAATCCTTCTTGGTTAGTGATTATCGTGCCCTTAGAGGAATCCTTATCGCTGCCCACAAAATCTATAAGAAAGTTTATGCCGCGCAAATTGGTGGTGGTAAGAATAACGTCCAGACTTTTGGAGGCATAAGCCGGAACCGCTTTGCTCTCTCTTACACAGATGGCTTCGTTCGCCAAAGCGTCTATTACATTACTATTCAGCAAGGAACGGACTTCATTATATTCCTTCAGATCGTCGGGACTAAGCAATTTATCCACTGTACTATTGGTTGGTGTGTCCCCCATATTTACCCAACTTTCATAGAAAATATTATTCTTGCCGGCACTATTCGTCGTATTGCAGCTTTTAAAATTTTTATCGCTTAAGGCGAGAAAAGCTAGGGAGCTACAAATGCCTCCAGCTGAGGAACCACTCAAAACATCGATCTCAACATTGTGCATTGGAATAGTATGATCGTAATCTGGATGGTTAATGCCGCGAGCACGGTTTGTTCTTTTTGCCTCTTCCCATAACTCTAGGGTTTCCAACAAATAGTCTAACACTCCGGCAGTATAGGCGCCTGCTGAAACCGCTCCAGCCATAGTAAGACAGAGTTTAAAGGTTTTTTCGTTTTCCATTATATTAAATTTACCACTTAACCCTTCCAGAGTTTTGAACTCTGGAAGGGTTAAACGTTGAAGGGTTGATACAGACTTTATTCAATTAATAAATCTCTTATATTTTCCAAATCCTGGTTTTTGGAATGATAATCTTCAAAACCCATTTTAAATCATCAAATAGCTCAATTATAGCTTCCCGCATAATTTTAGTCGGTTTTTTTGATAAAACGCTTCCATAGGATGACCACGAATACTCGAGAATAGAATCGCAAAATCCGTGGTGTACCGGATTATTATGAATGTAAAAAATTAGGTTTCGATAATACACTTTAGAACTGACCAATTTTCTCTTAAAGTTCTTTTTCAAAAAGACTGCCTGTTCTGTAATGTCGCTTATTTATTGCCTTGGTGTACGCATTG includes:
- a CDS encoding patatin-like phospholipase family protein translates to MENEKTFKLCLTMAGAVSAGAYTAGVLDYLLETLELWEEAKRTNRARGINHPDYDHTIPMHNVEIDVLSGSSAGGICSSLAFLALSDKNFKSCNTTNSAGKNNIFYESWVNMGDTPTNSTVDKLLSPDDLKEYNEVRSLLNSNVIDALANEAICVRESKAVPAYASKSLDVILTTTNLRGINFLIDFVGSDKDSSKGTIITNQEGFFRYKLKNDLFPPGIPKNEDELFYVLDLQKDRDLRYLKEATLSTAAFPIGLRAREVTISAEYIKRYPKYLFNKSKGVQPLLPYGDLYSFTSVDGGVVNNEPYGIGLKILKEKNPQHIKNDRYGVVMIDPFPNKDHDTPKIGTDILSIAGGLFKALRNQVMFNQDGILEALDLSEYTKFLIEPIRQVEKNGIWGRPPSDLASGPISGFAGFLSRDFRHHDFHLGRKNCQAFLRHYFAIPIAEVERRLSISPTDNIKERFQFSVPAGDINGKKFLPIIPDMRVLRNFSNQGDVNTYGKDANIGEIPYPKMNFSAFETRYKGKIRDRIGLLVKYQLKNGFVAFLANQFYAKKAGYNFIKESLEKELRSNNLLH